In Manis pentadactyla isolate mManPen7 chromosome 3, mManPen7.hap1, whole genome shotgun sequence, a single window of DNA contains:
- the RABL6 gene encoding rab-like protein 6 isoform X9: MENDPQEVESEMALDAEFLDVYKSCNGVVMMFDITKQWTFNYIMRELPKVPTHVPVCVLGNCRDMGEHRVVLPDDVRHFIDSLHRPPGSSYFRYAESSMKNGFGLKYLHKFLNVPFLQLQRETLLRQLETNQLDIDATLEELLVQQETEDQNYDIFLEVMEARSRGHATPMATNGQSPSSGSQSPVVPPSTMSTGSSSPSTPQLALQPPLHVPSACPSPLSPTEAPAPPPRRSIISRLFGTSPAAEVAPVPPEPAPAAGAPGKVQNVEDFVPEDSLDHSFLDDPASTKDEKKVAARVQQDSDSDGEALGGNPMVAGVQEDVDLEDKPPSRFLLPTGLVPRETTLSSVEEADEVTGHPRATVLAPQKCAEPETKLSSTKASRPHRGIGPRAEGSPHGHEDRKDKQAASSESDPEGPIATQMLSFVMDDPDFESDSDTQRRVDEFPVREDLSDDTDEDASPARPPPLAKPPIPSFRVKGEDLFGLGLEETGRQESYNAGLEGKPASKEKKKKKGREEEVKAAKKRSKHKRSRARDEGRGRDEQHRRRPRAGRTAADGLEAFLGGGAPGGHLGGGGGYEEL, encoded by the exons ATGGAGAACGATCCCCAGGAG GTAGAGTCTGAGATGGCCCTGGACGCCGAGTTCCTGGACGTGTACAAGAGCTGTAACGGGGTGGTCATGATGTTCGACATCACCAAGCAGTG GACCTTCAACTACATCATGCGGGAGCTGCCCAAGGTGCCGACCCACGTGCCAGTATGTGTGCTGGGCAACTGCCGCGACATGGGTGAGCACCGGGTGGTCCTGCCGGATGATGTGCGCCATTTCATTGACAGCCTGCACAG GCCCCCCGGCTCCTCCTACTTCCGCTATGCTGAGTCCTCCATGAAGAACGGCTTCGGCCTGAAGTACCTGCATAAGTTCCTCAACGTCCCGTTTCTGCAGCTCCAG AGAGAGACTTTGCTGCGGCAGCTGGAGACCAACCAGCTGGACATCGACGCCACGTTGGAGGAGCTGTTGGTGCAGCAGGAGACCGAGGACCAGAACTACGACAT CTTTCTCGAGGTGATGGAGGCACGCAGCCGTGGCCACGCAACCCCAATGGCGACCAATGGGCAGAGCCCGTCCTCGGGGTCCCAGTCTCCAGTGGTGCCTCCAAGCACCATGTCCACAGGGAGCTCCAGCCCCAGCACACCGCAGCTGGCCCTGCAGCCGCCCCTCCATGTCCCCTCGGCCTGCCCATCCCCCCTGTCCCCCACGGAGGCCCCCGCCCCGCCTCCACGGCGCAGTATCATCTCCAGGCTGTTCGGGACCTCACCAGCTGCCGAGGTGGCCCCAGTGCCTCCAG AGCCAGCCCCAGCTGCAGGAGCCCCAGGAAAAGTCCAGAATGTGGAGGATTTTGTTCCTGAAGACAGTCTTGACCACAGCTTCCTGGATGACCCAGCCTCCACGAAGGATGAGAAGAAAGTTGCAGCCAGGGTCCAACAAGACAGTGACAG cgATGGAGAAGCTCTGGGAGGGAACCCAATGGTGGCAGGTGTCCAGGAGGACGTGGACCTGGAAGATAAGCCACCCAGCAGGTTCCTGCTGCCCACAGGCCTTGTCCCAAGGGAAACCACTCTTTCCAGTGTGGAGGAAGCAGATGAGGTGACAGGGCACCCCAGGGCCACTGTCCTGGCCCCCCAGAAGTGTGCTGAGCCAGAGACCAAACT GTCCTCCACGAAGGCCTCGAGGCCACACAGGGGCATAGGTCCCAGGGCTGAGGGCTCCCCCCATGGGCATGAGGACAGGAAAGACAAGCAGGCAGCATCCTCAGAGAGTGACCCCGAGGGGCCCATCGCCACCCAGATGCTCTCCTTCGTCATGGACGACCCTGACTTCGAGAGCGACTCAGACACTCAGCGGAGAGTG GATGAGTTCCCAGTACGAGAGGACCTCTCAGATGACACAGATGAGGACGCCAGCCCTGCCCGGCCACCCCCACTCGCCAAGCCCCCCATTCCCTCCTTCAGAGTGAAGGGTGAGGATCTCTTTGGTCTGGGGCTGGAGGAGACAGGCCGCCAGGAGAGCTACAATGCAG GTCTGGAGGGCAAGCCTGCCtcgaaggagaagaagaagaagaagggcagagag GAGGAGGTAAAGGCCGCGAAGAAGAGGAGCAAGCATAAGAGGAGCCGGGCCCGGGACGAGGGCCGGGGCCGGGACGAGCAGCACCGCCGGCGGCCCCGCGCGGGCAGGACGGCGGCGGACGGGCTGGAGGCCTTCCTGGGGGGCGGGGCCCCGGGCGGCCACCTCGGCGGGGGCGGGGGCTACGAGGAGCTCTAG
- the RABL6 gene encoding rab-like protein 6 isoform X7, which yields MFSALKKLVGSEQAPGRDKNIPAGLQSMNQALQRRFAKGVQYNMKIVIRGDRNTGKTTLWHRLQGKKFVEEYIPTQEIQVTSIHWSYKTTDDIVKVEVWDVVDKGKCKKRGDGLKMENDPQEVESEMALDAEFLDVYKSCNGVVMMFDITKQWTFNYIMRELPKVPTHVPVCVLGNCRDMGEHRVVLPDDVRHFIDSLHRPPGSSYFRYAESSMKNGFGLKYLHKFLNVPFLQLQRETLLRQLETNQLDIDATLEELLVQQETEDQNYDIFLEVMEARSRGHATPMATNGQSPSSGSQSPVVPPSTMSTGSSSPSTPQLALQPPLHVPSACPSPLSPTEAPAPPPRRSIISRLFGTSPAAEVAPVPPEPAPAAGAPGKVQNVEDFVPEDSLDHSFLDDPASTKDEKKVAARVQQDSDSDGEALGGNPMVAGVQEDVDLEDKPPSRSSTKASRPHRGIGPRAEGSPHGHEDRKDKQAASSESDPEGPIATQMLSFVMDDPDFESDSDTQRRVDEFPVREDLSDDTDEDASPARPPPLAKPPIPSFRVKGEDLFGLGLEETGRQESYNAGLEGKPASKEKKKKKGREEEVKAAKKRSKHKRSRARDEGRGRDEQHRRRPRAGRTAADGLEAFLGGGAPGGHLGGGGGYEEL from the exons tgaAGATAGTGATCCGAGGAGACAGGAACACGGGCAAGACCACGCTGTGGCATCGGCTGCAGGGCAAGAAGTTCGTGGAGGAGTACATCCCCACGCAGGAGATCCAGGTCACCAGCATCCACTGGAGCTACAAAA CCACTGACGATATCGTCAAAGTTGAAGTCTGGGACGTGGTCGACAAAG GAAAATGCAAAAAGCGAGGGGATGGCTTGAAGATGGAGAACGATCCCCAGGAG GTAGAGTCTGAGATGGCCCTGGACGCCGAGTTCCTGGACGTGTACAAGAGCTGTAACGGGGTGGTCATGATGTTCGACATCACCAAGCAGTG GACCTTCAACTACATCATGCGGGAGCTGCCCAAGGTGCCGACCCACGTGCCAGTATGTGTGCTGGGCAACTGCCGCGACATGGGTGAGCACCGGGTGGTCCTGCCGGATGATGTGCGCCATTTCATTGACAGCCTGCACAG GCCCCCCGGCTCCTCCTACTTCCGCTATGCTGAGTCCTCCATGAAGAACGGCTTCGGCCTGAAGTACCTGCATAAGTTCCTCAACGTCCCGTTTCTGCAGCTCCAG AGAGAGACTTTGCTGCGGCAGCTGGAGACCAACCAGCTGGACATCGACGCCACGTTGGAGGAGCTGTTGGTGCAGCAGGAGACCGAGGACCAGAACTACGACAT CTTTCTCGAGGTGATGGAGGCACGCAGCCGTGGCCACGCAACCCCAATGGCGACCAATGGGCAGAGCCCGTCCTCGGGGTCCCAGTCTCCAGTGGTGCCTCCAAGCACCATGTCCACAGGGAGCTCCAGCCCCAGCACACCGCAGCTGGCCCTGCAGCCGCCCCTCCATGTCCCCTCGGCCTGCCCATCCCCCCTGTCCCCCACGGAGGCCCCCGCCCCGCCTCCACGGCGCAGTATCATCTCCAGGCTGTTCGGGACCTCACCAGCTGCCGAGGTGGCCCCAGTGCCTCCAG AGCCAGCCCCAGCTGCAGGAGCCCCAGGAAAAGTCCAGAATGTGGAGGATTTTGTTCCTGAAGACAGTCTTGACCACAGCTTCCTGGATGACCCAGCCTCCACGAAGGATGAGAAGAAAGTTGCAGCCAGGGTCCAACAAGACAGTGACAG cgATGGAGAAGCTCTGGGAGGGAACCCAATGGTGGCAGGTGTCCAGGAGGACGTGGACCTGGAAGATAAGCCACCCAGCAG GTCCTCCACGAAGGCCTCGAGGCCACACAGGGGCATAGGTCCCAGGGCTGAGGGCTCCCCCCATGGGCATGAGGACAGGAAAGACAAGCAGGCAGCATCCTCAGAGAGTGACCCCGAGGGGCCCATCGCCACCCAGATGCTCTCCTTCGTCATGGACGACCCTGACTTCGAGAGCGACTCAGACACTCAGCGGAGAGTG GATGAGTTCCCAGTACGAGAGGACCTCTCAGATGACACAGATGAGGACGCCAGCCCTGCCCGGCCACCCCCACTCGCCAAGCCCCCCATTCCCTCCTTCAGAGTGAAGGGTGAGGATCTCTTTGGTCTGGGGCTGGAGGAGACAGGCCGCCAGGAGAGCTACAATGCAG GTCTGGAGGGCAAGCCTGCCtcgaaggagaagaagaagaagaagggcagagag GAGGAGGTAAAGGCCGCGAAGAAGAGGAGCAAGCATAAGAGGAGCCGGGCCCGGGACGAGGGCCGGGGCCGGGACGAGCAGCACCGCCGGCGGCCCCGCGCGGGCAGGACGGCGGCGGACGGGCTGGAGGCCTTCCTGGGGGGCGGGGCCCCGGGCGGCCACCTCGGCGGGGGCGGGGGCTACGAGGAGCTCTAG
- the RABL6 gene encoding rab-like protein 6 isoform X2: MFSALKKLVGSEQAPGRDKNIPAGLQSMNQALQRRFAKGVQYNMKIVIRGDRNTGKTTLWHRLQGKKFVEEYIPTQEIQVTSIHWSYKTTDDIVKVEVWDVVDKGKCKKRGDGLKMENDPQEVESEMALDAEFLDVYKSCNGVVMMFDITKQWTFNYIMRELPKVPTHVPVCVLGNCRDMGEHRVVLPDDVRHFIDSLHRPPGSSYFRYAESSMKNGFGLKYLHKFLNVPFLQLQRETLLRQLETNQLDIDATLEELLVQQETEDQNYDIFLEVMEARSRGHATPMATNGQSPSSGSQSPVVPPSTMSTGSSSPSTPQLALQPPLHVPSACPSPLSPTEAPAPPPRRSIISRLFGTSPAAEVAPVPPEPAPAAGAPGKVQNVEDFVPEDSLDHSFLDDPASTKDEKKVAARVQQDSDSDGEALGGNPMVAGVQEDVDLEDKPPSRFLLPTGLVPRETTLSSVEEADEVTGHPRATVLAPQKCAEPETKLSSTKASRPHRGIGPRAEGSPHGHEDRKDKQAASSESDPEGPIATQMLSFVMDDPDFESDSDTQRRVDEFPVREDLSDDTDEDASPARPPPLAKPPIPSFRVKGEDLFGLGLEETGRQESYNAGLEGKPASKEKKKKKGREEVKAAKKRSKHKRSRARDEGRGRDEQHRRRPRAGRTAADGLEAFLGGGAPGGHLGGGGGYEEL; this comes from the exons tgaAGATAGTGATCCGAGGAGACAGGAACACGGGCAAGACCACGCTGTGGCATCGGCTGCAGGGCAAGAAGTTCGTGGAGGAGTACATCCCCACGCAGGAGATCCAGGTCACCAGCATCCACTGGAGCTACAAAA CCACTGACGATATCGTCAAAGTTGAAGTCTGGGACGTGGTCGACAAAG GAAAATGCAAAAAGCGAGGGGATGGCTTGAAGATGGAGAACGATCCCCAGGAG GTAGAGTCTGAGATGGCCCTGGACGCCGAGTTCCTGGACGTGTACAAGAGCTGTAACGGGGTGGTCATGATGTTCGACATCACCAAGCAGTG GACCTTCAACTACATCATGCGGGAGCTGCCCAAGGTGCCGACCCACGTGCCAGTATGTGTGCTGGGCAACTGCCGCGACATGGGTGAGCACCGGGTGGTCCTGCCGGATGATGTGCGCCATTTCATTGACAGCCTGCACAG GCCCCCCGGCTCCTCCTACTTCCGCTATGCTGAGTCCTCCATGAAGAACGGCTTCGGCCTGAAGTACCTGCATAAGTTCCTCAACGTCCCGTTTCTGCAGCTCCAG AGAGAGACTTTGCTGCGGCAGCTGGAGACCAACCAGCTGGACATCGACGCCACGTTGGAGGAGCTGTTGGTGCAGCAGGAGACCGAGGACCAGAACTACGACAT CTTTCTCGAGGTGATGGAGGCACGCAGCCGTGGCCACGCAACCCCAATGGCGACCAATGGGCAGAGCCCGTCCTCGGGGTCCCAGTCTCCAGTGGTGCCTCCAAGCACCATGTCCACAGGGAGCTCCAGCCCCAGCACACCGCAGCTGGCCCTGCAGCCGCCCCTCCATGTCCCCTCGGCCTGCCCATCCCCCCTGTCCCCCACGGAGGCCCCCGCCCCGCCTCCACGGCGCAGTATCATCTCCAGGCTGTTCGGGACCTCACCAGCTGCCGAGGTGGCCCCAGTGCCTCCAG AGCCAGCCCCAGCTGCAGGAGCCCCAGGAAAAGTCCAGAATGTGGAGGATTTTGTTCCTGAAGACAGTCTTGACCACAGCTTCCTGGATGACCCAGCCTCCACGAAGGATGAGAAGAAAGTTGCAGCCAGGGTCCAACAAGACAGTGACAG cgATGGAGAAGCTCTGGGAGGGAACCCAATGGTGGCAGGTGTCCAGGAGGACGTGGACCTGGAAGATAAGCCACCCAGCAGGTTCCTGCTGCCCACAGGCCTTGTCCCAAGGGAAACCACTCTTTCCAGTGTGGAGGAAGCAGATGAGGTGACAGGGCACCCCAGGGCCACTGTCCTGGCCCCCCAGAAGTGTGCTGAGCCAGAGACCAAACT GTCCTCCACGAAGGCCTCGAGGCCACACAGGGGCATAGGTCCCAGGGCTGAGGGCTCCCCCCATGGGCATGAGGACAGGAAAGACAAGCAGGCAGCATCCTCAGAGAGTGACCCCGAGGGGCCCATCGCCACCCAGATGCTCTCCTTCGTCATGGACGACCCTGACTTCGAGAGCGACTCAGACACTCAGCGGAGAGTG GATGAGTTCCCAGTACGAGAGGACCTCTCAGATGACACAGATGAGGACGCCAGCCCTGCCCGGCCACCCCCACTCGCCAAGCCCCCCATTCCCTCCTTCAGAGTGAAGGGTGAGGATCTCTTTGGTCTGGGGCTGGAGGAGACAGGCCGCCAGGAGAGCTACAATGCAG GTCTGGAGGGCAAGCCTGCCtcgaaggagaagaagaagaagaagggcagagag GAGGTAAAGGCCGCGAAGAAGAGGAGCAAGCATAAGAGGAGCCGGGCCCGGGACGAGGGCCGGGGCCGGGACGAGCAGCACCGCCGGCGGCCCCGCGCGGGCAGGACGGCGGCGGACGGGCTGGAGGCCTTCCTGGGGGGCGGGGCCCCGGGCGGCCACCTCGGCGGGGGCGGGGGCTACGAGGAGCTCTAG
- the RABL6 gene encoding rab-like protein 6 isoform X1, translating into MFSALKKLVGSEQAPGRDKNIPAGLQSMNQALQRRFAKGVQYNMKIVIRGDRNTGKTTLWHRLQGKKFVEEYIPTQEIQVTSIHWSYKTTDDIVKVEVWDVVDKGKCKKRGDGLKMENDPQEVESEMALDAEFLDVYKSCNGVVMMFDITKQWTFNYIMRELPKVPTHVPVCVLGNCRDMGEHRVVLPDDVRHFIDSLHRPPGSSYFRYAESSMKNGFGLKYLHKFLNVPFLQLQRETLLRQLETNQLDIDATLEELLVQQETEDQNYDIFLEVMEARSRGHATPMATNGQSPSSGSQSPVVPPSTMSTGSSSPSTPQLALQPPLHVPSACPSPLSPTEAPAPPPRRSIISRLFGTSPAAEVAPVPPEPAPAAGAPGKVQNVEDFVPEDSLDHSFLDDPASTKDEKKVAARVQQDSDSDGEALGGNPMVAGVQEDVDLEDKPPSRFLLPTGLVPRETTLSSVEEADEVTGHPRATVLAPQKCAEPETKLSSTKASRPHRGIGPRAEGSPHGHEDRKDKQAASSESDPEGPIATQMLSFVMDDPDFESDSDTQRRVDEFPVREDLSDDTDEDASPARPPPLAKPPIPSFRVKGEDLFGLGLEETGRQESYNAGLEGKPASKEKKKKKGREEEVKAAKKRSKHKRSRARDEGRGRDEQHRRRPRAGRTAADGLEAFLGGGAPGGHLGGGGGYEEL; encoded by the exons tgaAGATAGTGATCCGAGGAGACAGGAACACGGGCAAGACCACGCTGTGGCATCGGCTGCAGGGCAAGAAGTTCGTGGAGGAGTACATCCCCACGCAGGAGATCCAGGTCACCAGCATCCACTGGAGCTACAAAA CCACTGACGATATCGTCAAAGTTGAAGTCTGGGACGTGGTCGACAAAG GAAAATGCAAAAAGCGAGGGGATGGCTTGAAGATGGAGAACGATCCCCAGGAG GTAGAGTCTGAGATGGCCCTGGACGCCGAGTTCCTGGACGTGTACAAGAGCTGTAACGGGGTGGTCATGATGTTCGACATCACCAAGCAGTG GACCTTCAACTACATCATGCGGGAGCTGCCCAAGGTGCCGACCCACGTGCCAGTATGTGTGCTGGGCAACTGCCGCGACATGGGTGAGCACCGGGTGGTCCTGCCGGATGATGTGCGCCATTTCATTGACAGCCTGCACAG GCCCCCCGGCTCCTCCTACTTCCGCTATGCTGAGTCCTCCATGAAGAACGGCTTCGGCCTGAAGTACCTGCATAAGTTCCTCAACGTCCCGTTTCTGCAGCTCCAG AGAGAGACTTTGCTGCGGCAGCTGGAGACCAACCAGCTGGACATCGACGCCACGTTGGAGGAGCTGTTGGTGCAGCAGGAGACCGAGGACCAGAACTACGACAT CTTTCTCGAGGTGATGGAGGCACGCAGCCGTGGCCACGCAACCCCAATGGCGACCAATGGGCAGAGCCCGTCCTCGGGGTCCCAGTCTCCAGTGGTGCCTCCAAGCACCATGTCCACAGGGAGCTCCAGCCCCAGCACACCGCAGCTGGCCCTGCAGCCGCCCCTCCATGTCCCCTCGGCCTGCCCATCCCCCCTGTCCCCCACGGAGGCCCCCGCCCCGCCTCCACGGCGCAGTATCATCTCCAGGCTGTTCGGGACCTCACCAGCTGCCGAGGTGGCCCCAGTGCCTCCAG AGCCAGCCCCAGCTGCAGGAGCCCCAGGAAAAGTCCAGAATGTGGAGGATTTTGTTCCTGAAGACAGTCTTGACCACAGCTTCCTGGATGACCCAGCCTCCACGAAGGATGAGAAGAAAGTTGCAGCCAGGGTCCAACAAGACAGTGACAG cgATGGAGAAGCTCTGGGAGGGAACCCAATGGTGGCAGGTGTCCAGGAGGACGTGGACCTGGAAGATAAGCCACCCAGCAGGTTCCTGCTGCCCACAGGCCTTGTCCCAAGGGAAACCACTCTTTCCAGTGTGGAGGAAGCAGATGAGGTGACAGGGCACCCCAGGGCCACTGTCCTGGCCCCCCAGAAGTGTGCTGAGCCAGAGACCAAACT GTCCTCCACGAAGGCCTCGAGGCCACACAGGGGCATAGGTCCCAGGGCTGAGGGCTCCCCCCATGGGCATGAGGACAGGAAAGACAAGCAGGCAGCATCCTCAGAGAGTGACCCCGAGGGGCCCATCGCCACCCAGATGCTCTCCTTCGTCATGGACGACCCTGACTTCGAGAGCGACTCAGACACTCAGCGGAGAGTG GATGAGTTCCCAGTACGAGAGGACCTCTCAGATGACACAGATGAGGACGCCAGCCCTGCCCGGCCACCCCCACTCGCCAAGCCCCCCATTCCCTCCTTCAGAGTGAAGGGTGAGGATCTCTTTGGTCTGGGGCTGGAGGAGACAGGCCGCCAGGAGAGCTACAATGCAG GTCTGGAGGGCAAGCCTGCCtcgaaggagaagaagaagaagaagggcagagag GAGGAGGTAAAGGCCGCGAAGAAGAGGAGCAAGCATAAGAGGAGCCGGGCCCGGGACGAGGGCCGGGGCCGGGACGAGCAGCACCGCCGGCGGCCCCGCGCGGGCAGGACGGCGGCGGACGGGCTGGAGGCCTTCCTGGGGGGCGGGGCCCCGGGCGGCCACCTCGGCGGGGGCGGGGGCTACGAGGAGCTCTAG